The DNA region TCCCACTCTAGATGCTCCCACTCTGTAGTTACGCCATCATCGAGCAGTGCATCGTCGTGTTGCTTCGCCATTCTTGCAAATGCTTCATCCCACCCCTTACGCGATTTAGAGGCAGCACGGACAATTAGGTGACAATCTTGAATTTCAATTTCCACCTCTTCACCAATACCAGTTTGTTCCAGCAGAAGTTTAGGAATGCGGATACCTTGAGAATTCCCAATTTTAACAATACGGGTTCTAATTGCTGTCCCCATGAGGATACTTATCCTTGACTGTAATTACATTGTGAGTACCAATCAGGTTTTTGTCAAGAACCACTCAATTTTTCAATAATTTTTAATGCGTAGGCGTAGCCAGCCGTAGGCATCGCTCTCAAAATTACCAGATGCGATATCTACGACGCTCTACGTCTACGCACTTTTCTCTTAACTGGGTTTATCAGACTTAAACGGATTCCACAATCTCACCTGTGTAATCCAACGGAAATCATCTGTATTTCTTGTTATCAAAGTTAGTCTATACACTAAAGCAGTGCTGGCAATAATTGCATCACCTAAAGTCATTCGTTTCTCTTGTCGCAGAATTACCGCTTGATGTAACACATCTTGAGAGATTGGTAGAACCTGAGCAACTTGAAAAAACTCCTTAAAATACTGGCGTTGTTCCTCTTTAAGCAGATGATAGCCTAACACTTCCAAATAACTGAGTGCTGATACCGCAGGTGCATATTCAGCAATTAACTCTCTCAATTGGGCGTTTTCTGGTTGAGCAGAATATATAATAATATTGCTATCGAGCAGCACATTTTATCGTCCCGGAAGTGAACGGTCTTGACGAGTTTCTTGCTGCCAAATAACTGGATCAACATCAGTAAAAGCTTGACTTCCAGCAAGTTTTTCTAATATTTCAGCCATTCTTTGTCCCCGTGTTTGTTTATCTATGACTGATTCATTTTCCAGCAATGTAACATGAACTGGGATTTGTTGCTCTCCCAATGTTGGTACATCATCAATCCACTCTAAACGACTTCCTTTCAACCAAGCTCTGAATGTTTTTAGCATTATTTCGCTCTCTAGTTTCTATCTATCTTGGCATGGCTCTTAAAATTACTATATACAATAAGCGATCGCCAGATTCTCTATATTTATGTGCGTCAGGGTAGCCTATCCTAAATATCATTAGCATCTGCGTTTTTATACCGATTATGCTGGCATCATTAGTGATTTGATGCGATCGCGCTCTACTCTAATAATTAAATTGACTGCAACCACCCTAAAAAGTCTCCTGTGCTTGCAACATATTTTTGTATTCCT from Nostoc commune NIES-4072 includes:
- a CDS encoding AbrB/MazE/SpoVT family DNA-binding domain-containing protein, with product MGTAIRTRIVKIGNSQGIRIPKLLLEQTGIGEEVEIEIQDCHLIVRAASKSRKGWDEAFARMAKQHDDALLDDGVTTEWEHLEWEW
- a CDS encoding type II toxin-antitoxin system VapC family toxin, coding for MLLDSNIIIYSAQPENAQLRELIAEYAPAVSALSYLEVLGYHLLKEEQRQYFKEFFQVAQVLPISQDVLHQAVILRQEKRMTLGDAIIASTALVYRLTLITRNTDDFRWITQVRLWNPFKSDKPS